A DNA window from Pseudodesulfovibrio thermohalotolerans contains the following coding sequences:
- a CDS encoding septal ring lytic transglycosylase RlpA family protein, which produces MRHLAALFAISVLLALAGCGPKHVPSTPPASGDGGVRFDPKTRPYTVLGKTYYPLQSASGYDEIGLASWYGADFHGRKTANGQTYNMYGVSAAHKTLPLGTRVRVTNLENDRTVVLTINDRGPFVNERILDLSYGAARKLGTVERGVAKVRVTSLTTEVVPTRLKDTPGRLYHVRVGAFAVRDNALRVHRQLLASGYSGANITVVDRDGQMLHIVQAGSFKTRDQAERVMEALKREFPTCYIIS; this is translated from the coding sequence ATGCGACACCTCGCGGCCCTGTTCGCCATATCGGTTTTACTGGCCTTGGCCGGATGCGGCCCGAAACATGTTCCGTCGACGCCGCCGGCCTCCGGGGATGGCGGCGTGCGGTTTGATCCCAAGACCCGCCCCTACACCGTCTTGGGCAAGACCTACTATCCCTTGCAGTCCGCATCGGGATACGACGAAATCGGTCTGGCTTCGTGGTACGGCGCGGATTTCCACGGCAGGAAGACGGCCAACGGGCAGACCTACAACATGTACGGCGTGTCCGCGGCGCACAAGACGCTTCCGCTGGGCACGCGCGTGCGGGTTACCAATCTGGAGAACGACCGCACCGTGGTCCTGACCATCAACGATCGCGGGCCGTTCGTGAACGAGCGTATTCTCGACCTGTCCTACGGGGCGGCCAGGAAGCTCGGCACGGTGGAGCGCGGCGTGGCCAAGGTTCGGGTCACCTCCCTGACAACGGAGGTCGTCCCCACACGGCTCAAGGATACCCCCGGCAGGCTTTATCACGTGCGCGTCGGAGCCTTTGCCGTGAGGGACAACGCCCTGCGGGTGCACAGGCAGTTGCTTGCCTCCGGGTACAGCGGCGCCAACATTACCGTGGTCGATCGGGATGGCCAGATGCTGCATATCGTCCAGGCCGGAAGCTTCAAGACGAGGGACCAGGCGGAACGTGTCATGGAAGCCCTCAAAAGGGAGTTTCCGACATGCTACATTATCAGTTGA
- the aspA gene encoding aspartate ammonia-lyase — MTQLRLEHDSLGEVAVPADAYYGVQTRRALDNFHISGIAMSHYPRLINALAYVKMAAAEANASLGLLEEDKSRAISRACEEILDGKLHDQFVVDVVQGGAGTSANMNANEVVCNRALELLGYAKGDYEHLHPLNHVNMSQSTNDVYPSALNIALILDIRELIEAMDYLRNAFRRKGGEFADVLKMGRTQLQDAVPMTLGQEFSAWSVMIGEDMQRLNEAQALVHEINMGATAIGTGLNSHPDYARTVTEKLIQHTTLQLVSSPDLVEATQDTGVYVQLSGVLKRAAVKLSKICNDLRLLSSGPRCGLNEINLPPIQPGSSIMPGKVNPVIPEVVNQVAFTVIGHDMTVTLACEAGQLELNVMEPVIGFSLFQSINMLRRACLTLADKCVSGITANRERCREMVEHSIGLVTALNPFIGYEKSAEIAKEAMKTGGSVYEIVLEKGYLSREELDDILKPENMVKPRYVHRP, encoded by the coding sequence ATGACCCAATTGCGACTGGAACACGACAGCCTTGGCGAAGTGGCCGTCCCGGCGGACGCCTACTACGGCGTTCAGACCCGGCGGGCGCTGGACAACTTCCATATATCCGGCATCGCCATGTCCCATTACCCCCGGCTCATCAATGCCCTGGCCTACGTCAAGATGGCCGCGGCCGAGGCCAACGCTTCCCTGGGGCTTCTGGAAGAGGACAAGAGCCGGGCCATCTCCCGTGCGTGCGAGGAAATTCTGGACGGCAAGCTGCACGATCAGTTCGTGGTGGACGTGGTGCAGGGCGGGGCGGGAACTTCGGCCAACATGAACGCCAACGAGGTCGTCTGCAACCGCGCCCTGGAGCTTCTGGGATACGCCAAGGGGGACTATGAGCACCTGCATCCCCTGAATCACGTGAACATGTCCCAGTCGACCAACGACGTGTACCCGTCTGCGTTGAACATCGCATTGATTTTGGACATCCGCGAGCTGATCGAAGCGATGGATTATCTGCGCAATGCGTTCCGGCGCAAGGGCGGGGAGTTCGCCGATGTCCTCAAGATGGGCCGTACCCAGCTACAGGACGCCGTGCCCATGACCCTGGGCCAGGAGTTCTCGGCCTGGTCCGTCATGATCGGCGAGGACATGCAGCGGCTGAACGAGGCCCAGGCTCTGGTCCACGAGATCAACATGGGGGCCACGGCCATCGGCACCGGGCTCAACTCCCATCCGGACTATGCCCGCACGGTTACGGAAAAGCTCATCCAGCACACCACGTTGCAGCTTGTTTCCTCTCCGGACCTGGTGGAGGCGACCCAGGACACCGGCGTGTATGTCCAGCTGTCGGGCGTGCTCAAGCGCGCCGCCGTGAAGCTGTCCAAGATATGCAATGACCTCCGGCTGCTCTCCAGCGGTCCGCGCTGCGGTTTGAACGAGATCAACCTGCCGCCCATACAGCCCGGCTCCTCAATCATGCCGGGCAAGGTCAATCCGGTTATTCCCGAGGTGGTCAACCAGGTGGCCTTCACCGTCATCGGCCACGACATGACCGTGACACTGGCCTGCGAGGCCGGGCAACTCGAACTCAACGTCATGGAGCCGGTCATCGGTTTTTCCCTGTTCCAGTCCATCAACATGCTCCGCCGTGCCTGTCTGACCCTCGCCGATAAATGCGTGTCGGGCATCACGGCCAACCGGGAGCGGTGCCGCGAGATGGTCGAGCACTCCATCGGCCTGGTTACGGCGCTGAATCCGTTCATCGGATACGAAAAGTCAGCCGAGATCGCCAAGGAGGCCATGAAGACAGGCGGTTCCGTGTATGAGATCGTGCTGGAGAAGGGATACCTCAGCCGCGAGGAGCTGGACGACATTCTCAAACCCGAGAACATGGTCAAGCCGCGTTACGTGCATCGTCCCTGA